A region of the Nilaparvata lugens isolate BPH unplaced genomic scaffold, ASM1435652v1 scaffold2215, whole genome shotgun sequence genome:
GTTTGAAAAAGACCTGGACGTCATAATTAGGAAGCTTATTACCAATAAATTTCCAGATTTTCCTTCCATGACTATCGGCTAATACCAATATCCTATTTTTATTGATGGATTTCTTATGagagttaatttcattattttctttcgTTTGTGAGCTCGATTGCCTTTTAATTGTGTGTGGATCATTCACTTCATATATACTTTCGTTATCATGTCCCACTCTCTTAtcttttttctcagttttatcaACACTGGAAGAAGTATTTTTTGTTCGAGACTCTGTATCTTTATATTTACTTACTTCAGACAAACTCGATTTAGCAGTTTGGACAAGAGCATTGAAAGAGTTTTCTAGTCTTAGGTCATCATAGTCGACAGATGCATTGATATCTCCAGGTGAATAGAAATTTTTTAGTTCTACTGTTTCAAGTTTGAGCGATTTATTTTCGGCTCTCATAAGAGTATTATCCGCCTCTAGAACTTCAATTGTGGTGATCATTTCGGTATTTCTCGATCTAAGATATTCATTCTCCTGTTCCAAGCATGCTTTATTTCGAAGGGCTAATTCGATCTCAATTTTTTCTCCTGGAGCGACTGTAATAAGAAATCCTTCTCCTTCCTGCAAGACTCTAACTCTATCTGAAGACTCATAGAATGAGCAATAATATCATCTCTTTGCTGCTGAAGCTCAACTTCTCTAAGAGATTCATCCAAGGGTAGCATACGAGGTGATGAAGAATTTCCTCTATATGAAGGTGTATTCACGGCAGCATTTTTTGTGGCTATCTTAATAAATTCTCCACCTCTTACAGGTGAGTAAGGACTATTCGAGTCACACATATTTTGCTTATCAATATTCACCTTCTCCACATTGATTGGTGATTTCAGCATGCTGATATTAGCTTCGGAAGATTTTGTAGGCGAATGGCCATGGACACCCTCAGCTTTCAAGACTTCCGATTCGCTCAAGTTAGTTCTCACAGTAGCTGAGCAAGACCGTTGCAAGCAACGCCATACCACACTGTCATCAGCTCGACGAGTATCTCGTCTATATCTATAGCCTTTAAAAATTAGCCCTGGCTTTCTTTGCTGAGtcaaaaatttttcaattttttccatgccAAGTgtctaaatttattattatgatctTATTTATAATTCAAGACAGCCTATCTACCCCTGACTTCCACTTCCTTCGTAGAAACACCCTAAAAGCTCTATACTGAAAAAACagatttaaataa
Encoded here:
- the LOC120355496 gene encoding uncharacterized protein LOC120355496 translates to MITTIEVLEADNTLMRAENKSLKLETVELKNFYSPGDINASVDYDDLRLENSFNALVQTAKSSLSEVSKYKDTESRTKNTSSSVDKTEKKDKRVGHDNESIYEVNDPHTIKRQSSSQTKENNEINSHKKSINKNRILVLADSHGRKIWKFIGNKLPNYDVQVFFKPNATMERVIEGVEKQIENFGSSDFLIVMGGTNDIGAQTSRSVNKFKKVLDILVPMSLKTNLIMTTIPHRFDRPQLNQTIDEINDAIHKHINSSTRKNSKRIRMCFINERLRRANFTRHGLHLNGSGYNILCTRLAELVENKSPCRSVDKKESFLMRWLKRNVRD